The Geotoga petraea genome contains the following window.
CTGCAATGTTCATAATACTCCCAAGAGCTACAGTTTCAGCAAATAGAATTAAAGAAGTTTTAGACGTTGACCCAGAAATAAAAGATCCAGAAAATCCAAAAAATATTAAAAATCCAAAAGGTTTGGTGGAGTTTAAAAATGTTTCTTACAAATTCCCACACGCAGAAGAACCTATTTTGAAAAATATAAGTTTCACAGCTGAACCGGGAAAAACAACTGCTATTATAGGTTCAACTGGTTCTGGTAAATCAACATTGGTAAACATGATACCAAGATTTTACGACGCTACCGAAGGACAAGTTCTTATAGATGGAATTGATGTTAGAGAAATAACACAAAATGAGTTAAGGAAACAAATTGGTTATGTGCCACAAAGAGGTGTTCTTTTCAGTGGAGACATCGAATCCAATTTAAAATATGCCGATAAAAATGCCCCAGAAGAACTTATTAATAAAGCCATAGACATAGCACAAGCAAGAGAAATAGTAGAAGAGAAAGAAGAAGGAATACACGCCCCAATTTCACAAGGTGGTTCTAATGTTTCTGGTGGACAAAAACAAAGGTTATCTATAGCAAGAGCACTTGTTAAAAAACCAAATGTTTTTATCTTCGACGATAGCTTTTCCGCTTTGGACTTTAAAACGGATTCTAAATTGAGAAAAAAACTCAAGGAAGAAACTGGTAATAGCACTCTTATAATTGTTGCACAAAGAATTGCAACTATTAAAAATGCTGAACAAATAATTGTGTTAGACGAAGGGAAAATAGTAGGAAAAGGAACACATAACGAACTGATGGAAAGTTGTGAAACTTATAAAGAAATAGCCTTATCTCAATTGTCCAGGGAGGAATTAGAATGAGCGAAGATCAAAAAAAACGTCCTCAACAACAAAGTCAGGGTTCTGGTCCTGCGATGATGAGAGGTGGAGAAAAACCTAAAAACTTTGGGAAGTCTTTCAGAAAATTGTTGAATTATATTAGTGAATATAAAATTCCTATTATAATAGTGTTTGTTTTTGCCGCTGGTTCAGCTGCGCTGATGATTTTTGGCCCAAAAATACTCGGTAACGTAACTACAGAAATATTTGAAGGTCTTATGGAAAAAATAGCCGGTACCGGAAATGGTATAGACTTTGGAAAAGTTGCTAATACATTGTTGATGCTTTTAGGTCTTTATTCTGTCAGTGCATTGTTTAGCTATGTTCAAGGTTGGATTATGTCAGGTATTTCTATGAAAATCACCTATAAATTCAGAAGGCAGATTTCTGAAAAGATGAATAGGATGCCTTTCAAATATTTTGACAATACAAATCAAGGTGAAGTTTTATCCAGAGTTACCAACGATGTCGACCTCCTCAGTCAGTCTATGAACCAAAGTTTGACTCAACTCATAACAGCAATTACCACTATTATAGGTGTTTTGATAATGATGTTGACTATAAGTTGGAGAATGACTCTTATAGCGCTTGGAATAATACCAATATCTATATTTTTAATAGCCTTAATAGTTAGATATTCCCAAAAGTTTTTCAAACAACAACAGGATTACCTGGGAAACGTGAACGGGCATGTTGAAGAAATGTACGGCGGTCACGTTGTTATGAAAGCTTTTAACGGTGAAAAAGATAGTGTTGAAAAATTTGAAGTATTAAACAAGAAACTTTACGGTGCTGCTTGGAAATCACAGTTTTTCGCTGGCCTTATGATGCCTATTATGAGATGGGTTGGTAACTTGGGATACGTTGGTGTAAGTATAATGGGTGGTTTTTTGGCTGCACAGAGAATGATCTCAGTTGGAGATATTCAAGCTTTTATCCAATATGTGAGACAGTTTACACAGCCAATTGCACAAGTTGCAAACATATCCAATATACTTCAACAAACAATCGCTGCTGCAGAAAGAATCTTTGAATTTTTAGAAGAAGAAGAAGAACCTGTTGAAACAACAAATCCAATTAATCCAGAAAAATTAAAAGGTGAAGTAGAATTCAAAGACGTTCACTTTGGTTATGATGAAGACAAAATTATAATAAACGATTTTTCTGCAAAAGCTAAACCAGGACAAAAAATAGCAATAGTAGGACCAACCGGTGCAGGAAAGACTACTATGGTTAAATTGTTGATGAGGTTCTATGATGTGAATTCTGGAGAAATATTAATCGATGGATACAACATACAAGATTTCACAAGGCATGATTTAAGAGCCCAATTTGGAATGGTTTTACAAGATACTTGGTTGTACAACGAAAACATAAGAGAAAACATCAGGTACGGAAACTTGAACGCATCTGACGAAGAAGTTTATGAAGCTGCGAGAGCAGCTTATGTTGAAACCTTTGTTCACGCTCTTCCAGAAGGATATGATTTGGTGTTAAACGAGGAAATAACCAATATTTCTCAAGGACAAAAACAGCTTATAACCATTGCAAGAGCTTTTCTTAAAAATCCAAAAATGCTCATTCTCGATGAAGCCACAAGTTCTGTAGATACAAGGACAGAGCTACAAATCCAAAAAGCTATGGACAAGCTAATGGAAGGAAGAACAAGCTTTATTATTGCACATAGGTTATCCACAATTAAGAATGCTGATTTAATACTTGTCATGAACCATGGTGATATTGTAGAACAGGGAAATCACGAAGAGCTTCTTGAAAAAGACGGTTTCTACGCAGATTTATATAAAAGTCAATTTGAAGATCCAATGACTGTTTAATATAAAAACTCCTTGCATTAATTTTGCAAGGAGTTTTTATTGCCCTTTGTGAAAAAACATCGTTTCAACTGTTTTCAACATTATCTGTAAATCAAGCATTATGCTTCTATTTTTAATGTAATATAGATCATATTCTGTTTTTCTTTTATAATCTTCAAGGCTTTGTGTGTATTTGTAATATATCTGAGCCCAACCAGTTATACCAGGCTTTGTTTGGTATCTGATTTCATAATAGTTTATATTTCTCAGCATTTGGTTGTGGAATTTTTCTATTTCAGGCCTTGGTCCTACTATTGACATATCACCTTTTATTACATTTATGAACTGTAAAACTTCATCAACTCTTGTTTTTCTTATTAACTTTCCAGATTTAAGTATTTTTCCTTTTTTATCCATAGTTCTGAACTTGATCATCTCAAAAGGCATTTGATTTTTGCCAAACCTTTTTTGTCTGAAAACCAAAGGAAATCCCGATTCAAGAAGAATTACTATAGATATAAGCAACATAACGGGTGAAAAAATTATAAGTAATACAACACTAAAAAGAATATCTATTACCCTTTTTAATTTTGGTTCTTCTTTCTCTGAGAAGTAAATCTTGTAATATTCTTCAAAAGAATACATTATTTTCAAATGTATTCTTTTCAAAAATCTTTCTGCTATTGAAGTTATGTATTCTTTTTTTATATTGCGTTTTTCAATATATTTTTTCATTTTATCTGATATAAAAGGATTTGCTATTAACAATCTGTCGTAGTTTACGTTGTTATTGTAAAACTCTAATTCCTCTAAGGTTTCTATATATCCTATAAAAACAATATTACCTCGGGACTTTTTGGTAATCTCTTCCAAAATGTTTTTATAATAGTTCTTTTTTCCATAAACTACGTATCTTAAAGGTTTTATATATTTTCTCTCGTATTTGAAAAACAACAAATGTAATACCGGTATACTTATAAAAGAGGATATAAATATTTTCAGTAAATTATAATTCTGAAGAAGTTGGGC
Protein-coding sequences here:
- a CDS encoding ABC transporter ATP-binding protein, which encodes MSEDQKKRPQQQSQGSGPAMMRGGEKPKNFGKSFRKLLNYISEYKIPIIIVFVFAAGSAALMIFGPKILGNVTTEIFEGLMEKIAGTGNGIDFGKVANTLLMLLGLYSVSALFSYVQGWIMSGISMKITYKFRRQISEKMNRMPFKYFDNTNQGEVLSRVTNDVDLLSQSMNQSLTQLITAITTIIGVLIMMLTISWRMTLIALGIIPISIFLIALIVRYSQKFFKQQQDYLGNVNGHVEEMYGGHVVMKAFNGEKDSVEKFEVLNKKLYGAAWKSQFFAGLMMPIMRWVGNLGYVGVSIMGGFLAAQRMISVGDIQAFIQYVRQFTQPIAQVANISNILQQTIAAAERIFEFLEEEEEPVETTNPINPEKLKGEVEFKDVHFGYDEDKIIINDFSAKAKPGQKIAIVGPTGAGKTTMVKLLMRFYDVNSGEILIDGYNIQDFTRHDLRAQFGMVLQDTWLYNENIRENIRYGNLNASDEEVYEAARAAYVETFVHALPEGYDLVLNEEITNISQGQKQLITIARAFLKNPKMLILDEATSSVDTRTELQIQKAMDKLMEGRTSFIIAHRLSTIKNADLILVMNHGDIVEQGNHEELLEKDGFYADLYKSQFEDPMTV
- a CDS encoding sugar transferase, translating into MIKELKILEIFTLLIFNVLLYNNIYIIIINTMAIYLGMYSFKIFEEDIGATPSEIIIRYLFGFITASFMIFLISLFSAQLLQNYNLLKIFISSFISIPVLHLLFFKYERKYIKPLRYVVYGKKNYYKNILEEITKKSRGNIVFIGYIETLEELEFYNNNVNYDRLLIANPFISDKMKKYIEKRNIKKEYITSIAERFLKRIHLKIMYSFEEYYKIYFSEKEEPKLKRVIDILFSVVLLIIFSPVMLLISIVILLESGFPLVFRQKRFGKNQMPFEMIKFRTMDKKGKILKSGKLIRKTRVDEVLQFINVIKGDMSIVGPRPEIEKFHNQMLRNINYYEIRYQTKPGITGWAQIYYKYTQSLEDYKRKTEYDLYYIKNRSIMLDLQIMLKTVETMFFHKGQ